A region of Pristiophorus japonicus isolate sPriJap1 chromosome 32, sPriJap1.hap1, whole genome shotgun sequence DNA encodes the following proteins:
- the LOC139240616 gene encoding CXXC-type zinc finger protein 1-like — protein sequence MHLSGARAPALSVTARALCSLRSRIYEILPQRIQQWQQSPCIAEEHGKKLLEKIRRDQQQARCKLQEMERKFHELETIIAKAKQQSIKEDEEVNEGDSEEADFQIFCVSCGHPINPKTALKHMERCYAKYESQTSFGSMYPTRIEGATRLFCDVYNTQSKTYCKRLQVLCPEHSRDPKISVDEVCGCPMVKDVFELTGDFCRVAKRKCNKHYCWEKLRRAEVDLERVRVWYKLDELFEQERNVRMAMANRAGLLALMLHQTIQHDPVTTDLRSNKER from the exons ATGCACCTTTCCGGTGCGCGCGCCCCAGCCCTCTCCGTGACCGCCCGTGCGCTGTGCTCGCTCCGCAGCCGCATCTACGAGATCCTGCCGCAGCGCATCCAGCAGTGGCAGCAGAGCCCCTGCATCGCCGAGGAGCACGGCAAGAAGCTGCTGGAGAAGATCCGAAGGGACCAGCAGCAGGCCCGCTGCAAGCTGCAGGAGATGGAGCGCAAGTTCCACGAGCTGGAGACCATCATTGCCAAGGCCAAGCAGCAGTCcatcaaggaggacgaggag GTGAACGAAGGCGACAGCGAGGAGGCTGATTTCCAGATTTTCTGTGTGTCCTGTGGCCATCCCATCAATCCCAAAACTGCCCTGAAACACATGGAACGTTGCTATGCCAAG TACGAGAGTCAGACGTCGTTTGGATCCATGTACCCAACCCGCATCGAGGG ggcCACGCGACTATTCTGCGACGTGTACAACACCCAGAGCAAGACCTACTGCAAGAGGCTGCAGGTCCTGTGTCCTGAGCATTCGCGAGACCCCAAG ATCTCCGTGGATGAGGTGTGCGGCTGCCCGATGGTGAAGGATGTCTTCGAGCTGACGGGCGATTTCTGCCGAGTGGCCAAACGCAAGTGCAACAAACACTACTGCTGGGAGAAGCTGCGAAGGGCGGAGGTGGACCTGGAGCGCGTGCGCGTG TGGTACAAGTTGGACGAGTTATTCGAGCAGGAGCGGAACGTGAGGATGGCGATGGCGAACCGTGCCGGACTCCTGGCGTTGATGCTGCATCAGACCATACAGCACGACCCCGTCACCACCGACCTGCGGTCTAACAAGGAGCGGTGA